The Lolium rigidum isolate FL_2022 chromosome 2, APGP_CSIRO_Lrig_0.1, whole genome shotgun sequence genomic interval GCCTGACAATGACGATTGAAAAGCTACTAACTGTATTTATCAAACTAGCTAGCAGCGATGAATTTGTCCAGAATTTTCGGCCGGAACTTGCTTGTTTGGACATCAACAATGGACAGCGAATTTACAGCCCTGGGTACCTCTTACTCCAAATTTTAGTGTGAGATTGTTCTATTCACACACAATATCCGTTGTCAGTAACAAGACAGCTATTATGACCAACATGTGCGCGTATCCGCATGCAAAGCCACAACCACACTGTGTGTATACGTCAACTTCAGAGAATGACAATCTGGCGTGTAGGCGACCTGCTGTGCATGCATGCACTCTTTATTTCTCTGTGATTTCTTTGAGATTTAGAATTATTACTACAGTTCATATAGCTGATGAAATGTTTGGGAGTGGATGCGTCTTTTGTTAGTGAGATCAAGCTGAACCTCCTATGGAGTATTCTAGGTATAGAAGATGAGCTTCGTTGTTCAGAGCTAGTTAACTAAGTTGGCAGCTAGTATGACCTGTCCGTATCTGCAtgcaagctcaacctcacacgATTACCCAAGACCCACTTCCCCGTAGCCTCCTCTTCGTCAACGCTCTGCCATATTGCGTACATAAACAATTTGCTTCGCCTAAGGTTAGCATTATCATCGTCATAGTATAAAACTAGCTCTGGTGTACTTTGTACGTACAGCTACACGCACATCTCATTTTGCCGTTCGCAAGCAAAGGGCCGATGGGAGATCTGCAGCGCACGGGCGGCGGTCCGCGGCGAGGCGCCGTGCAGTTCCGGATACCGCGACGGCCTCGGCCTGTCGTGGCTACAGGCGCGCCGCTGCTGCCGGGAGAGGCGCCAGGAGatcgcaagaagaagaagatggtggtggcgcggctcggTGGCGCGCGGAGGAGCCTCTTCGGGGCGGTCCGGCGGCTGCGGATGCGGTGGGTCGCGGCGGCGTACCGGCGGGCGCTGCGCCGGCTGAGCGCCTTCTACGCCAGGGCGCTCGATGACCTCCTGGAGGGCGCGGCGAGCGTCAGCACGATTCACGCCAAGGCTGGAGCCGACTGCTCCTTCGCCACCGCCTTCGCGCCCGTCGTACCGGTCGGTGGACGGTAGTGAAGCCCGTCTGGGCGCCAGCGCGGCGGTGCGCATGGAGTGGCAGCAGATCGACCGAGTCGTGTCGTTGCATGTATCATGTATGGTACTCGATCGTTTTTGCTACACGTGAGGAATCCAAGTGCTATATGTTCTTCTGCTTGTTGTAGAAATTGCATTTCTTCGATGGTGCCTTGTTCTTCCAAGTACGGTGTGTTACATAACCAGCTAGTATTTCACTCGCATCTACGTGTGATTACTTAATTTCTGAATATTTTTTGAGTGTTCTAATTTCTGAATATGAAGAGCACATACGATAAACTAAATGTGAAAAAAAAAGAATCGTAGTTCATTTTTTTCTGTAATACATCCTAAAAAGTGTATCATATTTCATAGTATAAGAAAACCCTACCTGCAAAAAAAAAcagtataagaaaacccaaaaagtgcAGTATAACTTCAAAGCAGGCTACACGACATAAACACAACGTCACAAGACTTACAACGCAACCCGCAACAACCAAACAAGGATAGCTCTCAATCTATCTTTTTATTCAAACAGAAAGCCGGGAACCTACGTTTCATTAACTAGATCGATGATATCCCGCGTGTTGTTGCGGCAATTGTAGAAGTTAAAATCGAGAGTAAGCTGAGAGGATCGGTAACATTAACTCACGATAAGAAACTTACAATGTATGTAATGGTAACAGACTCCATGTAAGTCTGCAAAACAACATCGAGTTGTCTGGAGGAGTACATAGAAGAAACAGGAGACTACAAAGCAGCTCTCCTCTGTATATGGACAAGGCATTTCTAAACCCAGAGGTGTAGATGCTTCTGGTTGaataaaaaattcataaaacaacaaaaaatgtaaaaaatctgattttttttttttggaaatgaaCATAAACAAGTGTTCTAACTGTACATAAAAAATCTCCGAAAAAAAACATATGTAGtggtctgtgcaaaaaagacaaatcgaaGTGATGTAAGAAACAAATCTAGATGTTCCAAAGAGCACTGTATTTCTCTTTCTTGCACAGACCACTACATATGTATTTTCTTGGAGATTATTGGTTTGCAGTTAGAACAATTGCTCATGTTCATTTTTCACACTTTTCAGattgttttgaatttgtttactatttttttgattttttttaaactaCGAGTATCTACACCCTAGTTCAGATCTGGTTTTTATCTGTATATTGCCTTATATACAATTTGGAGTATACATCGACAAACCTGATGCATACTTCCGGTTTCAGCTTTTGTTGATGATGCATCTTGGAGGCATTAGTTCTTTTCGTATCGGACATGCATCAATCTTTTATAATAAGAATAATAAACAATTCCAAAGGAAGTTCTGAAGAGTCAATTTCATTACTGTTTTAGAGCTACACTGTAAGAAAAAATAGTGTATTAATTATTTTATGGGAAGGGATTAAAATTATatgacattagtgtatcacataacaGTGCCACACCGAAAAAGGGAGAGTTAATAACCGATGCCTAAATTATTGTTTGTTTTCCCTTGTTTTCAGTGAAACAGTTTGAGACAATTAAGTACATTAAGAAGCAACAATAATATAGGATACAAAAAACTGGGCTTGCAAATATGAAAAAACTAATACTTGGCTTGCGAAGTTGTATCCTTTATTTTCAGTAATCGAATTGGTAGCAGCAGCATCAGCAGCAAAATTCTCATAATTAATGTGTTCAAATGGTGAAAAATAGAGCACAATTATACTGCAACTTGAACGTTCTTTAGGATAAATTGAGTAACAACAGATCATCTTGGACCCTTCTAGCCTGCAGGCATCTAGACATGCGAATTGAACACACAAGTAAATGGATCCGAATAGTATTATATTCTGGGAGTTGATTAGAAAAAAAGCAAAGGAATAGATATATGAGAGGTTAATTTCTAACTGACAAATGTGAAAGTGGGCATTCCTCTAGCAAAATAGGATACTTGTTTCCTGCTATCTCTGTTTGGACTACCTGCAATTATATGTACTGAACGTACACAAGAGAATTTCAAACATTGTAATCCAAGTACAGAGGCATGTCATGAAGAAAGATGATATCGATACTCAACGAATGAACCGAACATCAGCTAAGAAAATTGAGCTTAAACCATATACAACAATGATTCTTGCCAACCTTTCTTAGGAAAATAATGTGTAGTAGACAACATGCAACATCTTTGATAAGAACCAACACACTTCACAATGATTAGACAATCAACaaactttattttatttcatattaATACTAGGGTTCATCCATATCCCCAACTACGATACCTAAGAAAAGGGGCACAAAACATCATATGAATGAATATGGATGTATAAATATGATACATGTATGACATCCACAATAGAGTTTAGATTCCAACGCGATGGATGTCGGGATCAGTGGTTAACACGGAGATGGTGATCGTGTTGATGTCGAGGCCTCCTTGTCCTAAGCCTTCTTCTTATGTTCCTTTAATTAATGGGGCAGTGGTGGTCATGATGGTCTATGGAGGTGGCACGGCTCCGCCTTGCGGAGATGTGATGGAGGTTGTTCTTTTGGTGGATCTTCCCTCTTTTATATAGGCCTGGGAGGGGCCTCCAATAGTCCCTCAACCAACCTTAGCACCTAAGAAAAGTTTAGGAACAAACGGGGACAAAATCCGTGGAGAAACATATTAGTTTCTAGAAGTTTCCGTGACCTAGAACCTGCGGTACGTGTGCACGGTATGGTCTTATGACTGTACTGGTGCCCTTAAGTATTCTATCACCTTTGCTATTTAATTCTTTATACGTACTTCGATTTAGGTGCTCTTCTACTCGTTGGATTCGTATCACCAAGTGATACAACACCATGGTCTATTACCGACTGTCTTTTACCGTCATTGTCGAGGTAAAAATGTatctggcacggtccattcaGCATATCTTCGGGTGATATATTGATTGGCCGTTGGAACCTTGGCCTATTATTTTGTCTGCTGGAGCTTGGAGCGTCTCTGTGATCGCTACGCTGCCCACTTGGCTGGGACCATCATAGTCGGTGTATTGGCGAGCATATCGCCGTCTGTTTTGATTATTGTTCCTGTTACGATCTTCGTCGGGTGACCTGTTCCGTTTGTTATGCacgacatcttctccatctgcccagtgaTTTGCTATATCCATAAGATCAGCGATTGTTCTCGGATTTGTCCGGCCCAAATCCTCGATTAGGTCTTTCCTTTGCACTCCTCCGACAAATGCGTCGATCGCTCTTTCGTCGGATACATTCTCCGTGGAattcttgatgatgttccaccgctgtatgtACGCTCTCAATGACTCGCCATATTTCTGTCTGCACGCCCTTAGCTGCTCAatggacgcaggtttcttgcatgtggaacgAAAAAATTTCACGAGCAAGTCTTCGAAAGTTTCCCAACTATCGATGGATCCCATTGGCAATTTCTTgatccaggatcttgcggctccgctaagATGGACTTGgacgctttgcatggctgttgccctggttccgccCAACAGTTTCACTGTTTCCAGGTAATCAATCAGTCAATCTTCGGGATCttgcagaccgtcgaattttttgtaaCTGTCCGGCAGCTTGAAGCCAGATGAAACCTTCGTCCTACGTACTCGTCGAGTAAAGCAAGGAAGTCCGCACATATCCTCTTCCGCAACTTCTGGCGAATGCCGCCTAGATCTGTTCTCCCTTGCTCTGTCCACCCGATCTAGTGCCTCTGTATTTCTCGCCGCGTCTGTCCGTGGAGGATCTCGCGTCGCCGTGGTAGGTCGTGGGCTATTTCGCCTtggagcactttcgggttgtGGTGTGCTTGGACtcgcgaatgctgctcccatggctcctactcctgccatggccatctggTACACTGGCTCTCTCGGGTCTCCTGCTGGAGGTCGTGATGCTaatataaaggcttgtgtcgccatgtacccagcttccggtgttttgggatgaTATTCCCTCTTGTATTGATTGACATAAATGACATGTCTAGATTTTTGATCAGCTGCTCTCTTTCTTGCTCAGGTAGATGCGCTAGGCGAGATCTTCCTCTGTTATGTGCTGCTCTGTGGTTGGattccgaagttcctgaatgtcgactgagctctgctcttcttcggcttgatgcggaagctgcggcTCTCCTATTTTCAATCTCGGCTCTCTGTTTTTCGAGTTCTCGTCCAGCACGGGCGAGTTTGTATTGGTACGCTTGCAATTCTTCGGCTGTGGCAGTCGTattcatcggctctgtgccatccATGGCTCTGGCCGCTCTGTCCCAAGCTTCTTGCGGAAGTTGCACCATCCGGCGCGTTGCAGGCCCAACATActtggtgcctaaacctcgcatAAGGTCAGCGGGATCAATGTATGGATTTATcatatcatcgaaagcctctaacGTCTCCACCTCTGGTCGACTTGTCTCTCCGAttacatagacttgatgatatctTGGAGTCTGATTTTCttcggggtcggtgacaccgtcatatagatcggcgaggatctcccgaacagaagtagatatgtcgatgaaatcgaagctgtcgacgttgtctgagtcgctgcttatatttgagtccgcagacgacccgaaggacgtactgccgaagatcttgacgagttttccGCTTGAAGCGGGCCTGATGAAGCTTGACGGCGAGATatcttcttcgcctgactcgaaggatgatgatgatcccgagaaatcagaatcgaccgcgagCGATCCCGAAGAATCCGGTATCGCGAGATGGTGAGATCCCTCCTTTCCGACTcggaagtggaacctcccgaacgtcatctccgtaggctcctccagatacgcatatgcatccacatgggagggcgggtgaggaacaaaatcgactagaccagtttcgatctgtttacctctgtccatcgcgttgcttgccaccgaagatgttgtCGATGTGGCCAAAGATGTTAACGATGCCATCAAGATcgtctccttgtcgcctctaattcccgcagacggcgccaattgagaaGGTATTAACTTGTGAATGCCTAtaagttgtagacttgggttttcgtggaagtagagggcaagtagatctcgaaggtttcagccgaaaaggtgctcgactgctaaaaagctagggtttgttgACAATAagattgatcctttctttgtcactcggctcccccttatataggaggcggagccgagggtttcgtattacacaagttacaataGTCGGGAGACTCTACGAGTTTGACCCGTAAGAATACAAACTTCCTTATTCCTAATTTATCTCTACTTGCCATAGTCGACTTTCTCATGGGCTTCAGggcttcataatcttcgggttatgggccttcagtaaaccccgggtaccatcttcggcaggcccatccgggATGGCTATGTCACTTGGTTCTTTATTATATTGTGCTGGAAAAATCGACTTCTTTCCCACTGAAATGGCTAAATCTCATGCTTGTAACACCACCATATTGCATCCCTTTGGCTCCTTTCCTCGTGCTTTGTTCATAAACATTCAGAACACCTACACACATCAAAGACAAGAAAAAAATGATAGAATAATACTAAAACTAATGTGTTCGTTTTGTCACATGACTACCTTTATAGGGGCATGTTCGTGACGAAGAGCACTGGTTTTATTATTTAGACGTGTTAAACCGTTTTTTGACTATTCAGGCCCACCCGTCAGGACTACGTGGCAGGTGAAAACCAAATTGCTAGTTTCATTTTGCAAATGTAACCTTAGAATATTTTTTGGGTCACACATAGATTCAATTCCCCACatacaaaataaaaaatagataTGAAGAAAATAAAAATCCGTCCACCGGCGCCGCCTcctgctccgactgaaacctcgcTATCCGCCGTCACGCCGCCGCTGTGGTCGCTCAACTCCGGTCGCGCTTGCTGCTCCCCGACATCGTCTCCATCATCCCCGAGCACAGCGCAGCTCATCGGACCCGCTACAGTGGTGTCCTATCGTCCCCGTGCTGCAAATCGTTGACATCTCGAGCTCTCCCCACCATGGATGAGTTGGGAAAGCTCTAGCCGCCAAATCCATGTCCCGTCACGCCTTGGATTCCATATAATGGCCGTGGAGCGGCGGTACAGCCCGACCTCGATGGTCAGAGGTCAGAAGTCCCTCAAGGCGACGGCGCATAGCTGCAAGTACTCAAGCGCGGGTGgagggatgatacgtctcaaacgtatctataatttcttatgttccatgctacttttatgacaatacttgaatgttttatacatacttttcagcattattatacattttccggcactaacctattaacaagatgccgaagcgccagttgctgttttctgctgtttttggtttcagaaaacctagtaaggaaatattctcggaattggacgaaatcaacgctcagggtcctatttttacacgaagcttccagaagaccgaggtggaaaggaagtggggccacgaggcgttgacacaacagggcggcgcggcccaggccctggccgtgcggccctgctgtgtggggccctcgtgtggccccctgtgttgcccttccgcctacttaaagccttcgtcgcgaatacccctgtaccgagagccacgatacggaaaaccttccagagacgccgccgccgccaatcccatctcggggattcaggagatcgcctccggcaccctgccggagagggaaatcatcaccggaggggctctacatcatcatgcccgcctccggattgatgcgtgagtagttcatccttggacta includes:
- the LOC124690795 gene encoding uncharacterized protein LOC124690795, translating into MGDLQRTGGGPRRGAVQFRIPRRPRPVVATGAPLLPGEAPGDRKKKKMVVARLGGARRSLFGAVRRLRMRWVAAAYRRALRRLSAFYARALDDLLEGAASVSTIHAKAGADCSFATAFAPVVPVGGR